A window of Mucilaginibacter sp. PAMC 26640 contains these coding sequences:
- a CDS encoding MmcQ-like protein, which yields MNIEELRDYCLEKKAVTETFPFGEDTLVFKVGGKIFLLAGLEDGHHFNAKCDPELASELREHHTEVKPGYHMNKAHWNTVYMSGTLTRKQLCEMIDHSYGLVLKSLPKKLQAEISSANKTG from the coding sequence TTGAATATAGAAGAGCTGCGCGATTATTGCCTGGAAAAAAAGGCGGTGACGGAAACGTTTCCATTTGGAGAGGACACGCTGGTATTTAAAGTGGGTGGTAAAATATTCCTGCTGGCGGGGTTGGAAGACGGGCACCATTTTAACGCAAAATGCGACCCGGAACTTGCCAGCGAACTAAGAGAGCACCATACCGAGGTAAAACCCGGATACCACATGAATAAAGCGCACTGGAACACGGTTTACATGAGCGGCACTTTAACCCGTAAACAGCTCTGCGAAATGATAGATCATTCTTACGGCCTGGTTTTGAAGAGCCTCCCAAAAAAATTACAGGCGGAAATTTCATCTGCAAATAAAACGGGCTAA
- a CDS encoding RNA-binding transcriptional accessory protein, giving the protein MINHDIKIAQELAVSSKQVTATIALLDEGATVPFISRYRKEVTGSLDEVQVAAIRDRVQQLRELDKRREAILKSLTDMAKLTPELTAQINAAETMVQLEDIYLPYRPKRKTRATAAREKGLQPLADVLLEQKNLDPELEAGKYIDAEKGVASMEEALAGARDIIAEHISEHAETRAKMRQLFTEKGTFQSKVADGKEVEGIKYKDYFDWTEPVKSAPSHRILAMRRGEKEEILWLDIKPTEEDALHLLESEFIKGRGAASSQVQLAIGDGYKRLLKPSMETEIRLLTKKKADEEAIRVFAENARQLLLGAPLGQKRIMAIDPGFRTGCKLVVLDEQGQLLENTAIYPHTGAGQAKEAEKTVQHLFERYKIEAIAIGNGTAGRETEVFVKNLNLPGAVIVMVNESGASIYSASDVAREEFPDKDITVRGAVSIGRRLMDPLAELVKIDPKSIGVGQYQHDVDQNKLQTSLDDTVVSAVNAVGVELNTASKQILAYVSGLGPQLAQNIVEYRNANGAFKRRDQLKKVARLGDKAYEQAAGFLRIRGAENPLDTSAVHPERYALVEQMAKDINCKVLDLMRDEKLRKSIPLQKYISDTVGLPTLNDIMAELAKPGRDPREQFEAFSFTEGVNAIGDLKVGMKLPGIVTNITNFGAFVDIGVHQDGLVHLSQITNRYIKDPNEVLKVHQKVEVTVTEVDANRKRISLSMKENEKREAPVAKKTAGSFSSNPAGTKTKPAQKPIAQRPAKSQAEPEMDMMSKLAALKNKFK; this is encoded by the coding sequence ATGATCAATCATGATATTAAAATAGCACAGGAACTTGCTGTAAGCTCCAAACAAGTTACTGCCACTATAGCCCTTTTGGATGAGGGTGCAACTGTGCCTTTTATCTCCCGCTACCGCAAAGAGGTTACCGGCAGTTTAGATGAGGTGCAGGTAGCCGCCATCCGCGACCGCGTGCAGCAACTGCGCGAACTGGATAAACGCCGCGAGGCTATCCTTAAATCGCTCACTGATATGGCTAAGCTTACACCGGAATTGACGGCGCAGATCAATGCAGCAGAAACCATGGTGCAGCTGGAAGACATTTATTTGCCTTACCGCCCCAAACGCAAAACCCGTGCAACCGCCGCCCGCGAAAAAGGCCTGCAGCCTTTGGCGGATGTATTGCTGGAACAAAAGAATTTGGATCCCGAACTGGAGGCAGGCAAATATATTGATGCCGAAAAGGGCGTTGCCAGTATGGAGGAAGCTTTAGCCGGAGCCCGCGATATCATAGCAGAACATATATCTGAACATGCCGAAACCCGCGCAAAAATGCGCCAGCTGTTTACCGAAAAAGGCACTTTTCAATCAAAAGTGGCGGATGGTAAAGAAGTGGAAGGCATCAAATACAAAGATTATTTCGACTGGACCGAGCCGGTTAAATCAGCCCCCTCTCACCGCATCCTGGCCATGCGCCGGGGTGAAAAAGAAGAGATCCTGTGGCTGGATATTAAACCAACCGAAGAAGATGCATTGCACCTGCTGGAAAGTGAATTTATAAAAGGGCGTGGTGCTGCCTCATCACAGGTGCAGCTGGCTATTGGTGATGGCTATAAGCGCCTGCTTAAGCCCTCTATGGAAACAGAGATTCGCCTGCTCACAAAAAAGAAGGCCGACGAAGAAGCGATCCGTGTATTTGCGGAGAATGCCCGCCAGTTATTATTAGGTGCACCGCTCGGTCAGAAACGTATTATGGCAATAGATCCGGGATTCCGTACAGGATGTAAGCTGGTTGTTTTAGACGAACAGGGGCAGTTATTGGAAAATACGGCCATTTACCCACATACTGGTGCGGGCCAGGCAAAGGAAGCAGAGAAAACTGTTCAGCATTTATTTGAAAGATATAAAATTGAGGCCATTGCCATTGGCAACGGCACCGCCGGCCGCGAAACAGAGGTTTTTGTAAAAAACCTTAACCTCCCGGGGGCAGTCATCGTCATGGTGAACGAAAGCGGTGCTTCTATCTATTCGGCATCGGATGTGGCTAGAGAGGAGTTTCCGGATAAGGATATTACGGTAAGAGGCGCTGTTTCTATCGGCCGGCGACTGATGGATCCGCTTGCCGAATTGGTAAAGATCGATCCAAAATCTATCGGGGTGGGCCAGTACCAGCACGATGTGGACCAGAACAAATTGCAAACCTCGCTGGATGATACCGTTGTAAGCGCGGTAAATGCGGTAGGTGTAGAATTAAATACGGCATCCAAACAGATCCTGGCTTATGTATCGGGCCTTGGCCCGCAACTGGCGCAGAACATTGTGGAATACCGAAACGCCAATGGTGCTTTTAAACGCCGCGACCAACTGAAGAAAGTGGCCCGTTTAGGCGATAAAGCTTATGAGCAGGCGGCAGGTTTCCTGCGCATCCGCGGAGCGGAAAACCCTTTGGATACCAGCGCAGTTCACCCGGAGCGCTATGCTTTGGTGGAGCAAATGGCCAAAGACATCAATTGCAAAGTACTGGACCTGATGCGTGATGAGAAACTGCGGAAATCTATCCCGCTGCAAAAATATATTTCAGACACGGTTGGATTACCGACTTTGAATGATATAATGGCCGAACTGGCCAAACCCGGGCGCGACCCGCGTGAGCAATTTGAAGCATTCAGTTTTACCGAAGGCGTAAACGCCATCGGCGACCTTAAGGTTGGGATGAAACTGCCGGGCATTGTAACCAATATTACCAACTTTGGAGCCTTTGTTGATATAGGTGTACACCAGGACGGGTTGGTACATTTGAGCCAGATCACCAATCGTTATATTAAGGACCCTAACGAAGTTTTAAAAGTACACCAAAAAGTAGAGGTAACCGTAACTGAGGTAGATGCTAACCGCAAGCGCATTTCATTATCTATGAAAGAAAACGAAAAACGCGAAGCGCCTGTGGCTAAAAAAACCGCAGGATCGTTTTCAAGTAACCCTGCCGGAACTAAAACCAAGCCCGCTCAAAAGCCAATTGCCCAACGCCCCGCAAAATCACAGGCCGAACCGGAAATGGATATGATGAGCAAACTGGCTGCATTGAAGAATAAATTTAAGTAA
- a CDS encoding dipeptide epimerase → MKLTYQPFDLQLKHTFTIAKFSRTSTPVMLVQIAHEGLTGYGEASMVPYMGESFETAATFLSRVDAGQFQYPLNFPAIISYLDSIAQGQPAIKAAIDIALHDLDGKLQGKPCWELLGTDPAKMPLTSYTIGIDTEEVIIQKLKDAAEFKIIKVKLGRDNDRELIQTIRSVTSVPLFVDANQGWTDREKSLDLIYWLKEQGVVLIEQPMLKTDIDGNAWLTEHSPIPLIGDEAVQRLPDVAKAKGVYHGINIKLMKSAGMYEAKQMIDKARELGLTVMIGCMSETSCATLAAAALAPQCDWADLDGPFLTVNNPYQLPAFEDGKWILNNAAGLGLENF, encoded by the coding sequence ATGAAACTTACCTATCAACCATTTGATCTGCAGCTAAAGCATACATTCACCATTGCCAAATTCTCGCGCACATCTACCCCGGTAATGCTGGTGCAAATTGCGCACGAGGGATTAACCGGCTATGGCGAAGCATCTATGGTGCCTTATATGGGCGAGAGTTTTGAAACCGCAGCCACTTTTTTAAGCAGGGTAGATGCCGGTCAGTTTCAGTATCCGCTTAATTTCCCGGCCATCATCAGCTACCTGGATAGCATCGCCCAGGGGCAGCCTGCTATTAAAGCCGCTATAGATATTGCCCTGCACGATCTGGATGGCAAACTACAAGGCAAACCCTGCTGGGAGCTATTGGGAACCGACCCGGCTAAGATGCCGCTAACCAGTTATACTATTGGGATAGATACCGAAGAGGTCATCATTCAAAAGCTAAAAGACGCAGCCGAATTTAAAATAATAAAGGTAAAACTTGGCCGCGATAATGATAGAGAATTGATCCAAACCATCCGCTCGGTTACCAGCGTACCCTTATTTGTAGATGCTAACCAGGGCTGGACCGACCGCGAAAAAAGCCTCGACCTGATCTATTGGTTAAAAGAACAGGGCGTGGTACTGATAGAGCAGCCCATGCTTAAAACGGATATCGACGGCAATGCCTGGCTTACTGAACATAGTCCTATCCCCCTCATTGGCGATGAAGCAGTACAGCGATTGCCGGATGTAGCAAAAGCCAAAGGTGTGTATCATGGCATCAATATCAAACTGATGAAATCTGCAGGGATGTATGAGGCTAAACAAATGATCGACAAAGCCCGTGAACTCGGTTTAACGGTGATGATCGGCTGCATGAGCGAAACCAGCTGTGCCACTCTTGCCGCCGCCGCACTCGCACCGCAATGTGACTGGGCAGATTTGGACGGGCCTTTCTTAACAGTCAACAACCCCTATCAATTGCCTGCATTCGAAGATGGTAAATGGATATTAAATAATGCGGCTGGGTTAGGCTTAGAGAATTTTTAG
- a CDS encoding ammonia channel protein: protein MKKIVPFGILIIVVILAFMFPGNSTAAKPGVIDKADTAWLLISTALVLLMTPGLAFFYGGMVQKKNVISTMLQSFVCMGLITIIWVVFGFSMAFGEDVGGYGIIGNPKTFFMMQNTLGVSWGTIPVVLFAMFQLKFAVITPALITGAFAERIRFNSYLIFITLFIVIIYMPLAHATWHPEGYFFKMGVLDFAGGTVVHMSAGWAALASALYLKKRNEIPAAHTPARISYVILGTGLLWFGWFGFNAGSALGANELAATALATTTTASAAAAMSWVFFDILRGKKPSAMGACIGAVVGLVAVTPAAGFITVSSSLIVGIVAAVVSNLVVIWRSRTNIDDTLDVFPCHGVGGMMGMLLTGVFATKSVNSAGADGLIYGDTALFVKHLIALVAVSAFAFFGSLLLLKVTDMISKLRVSEADEMAGLDMSQHDEEL, encoded by the coding sequence ATGAAAAAAATTGTACCATTTGGCATACTTATAATCGTAGTAATCCTGGCGTTTATGTTTCCCGGCAATTCAACGGCCGCCAAGCCGGGCGTTATAGATAAAGCCGACACAGCCTGGCTGTTGATATCAACTGCACTAGTACTTTTGATGACCCCCGGCCTGGCCTTCTTTTATGGCGGGATGGTTCAAAAGAAAAACGTAATCTCAACCATGCTGCAAAGTTTTGTTTGTATGGGTCTGATCACGATCATATGGGTAGTATTTGGTTTCAGCATGGCCTTTGGCGAAGATGTTGGCGGCTATGGAATTATTGGTAACCCGAAAACCTTCTTCATGATGCAGAACACTTTGGGTGTATCCTGGGGAACCATCCCTGTAGTACTTTTTGCAATGTTCCAATTGAAATTCGCAGTTATTACCCCTGCGCTAATTACCGGAGCATTTGCAGAGCGCATCCGTTTCAATTCATACCTCATCTTCATCACCCTGTTTATCGTAATCATTTACATGCCGCTTGCGCACGCAACCTGGCACCCGGAAGGTTACTTCTTTAAAATGGGCGTTTTGGATTTTGCAGGAGGTACTGTGGTACACATGAGCGCAGGATGGGCTGCTTTAGCGTCTGCCTTATATCTTAAAAAGCGTAATGAAATACCGGCGGCTCACACACCTGCCCGTATCAGCTACGTAATATTGGGTACCGGTTTGCTTTGGTTTGGTTGGTTTGGTTTCAATGCAGGTTCTGCATTAGGCGCTAATGAGCTGGCTGCAACGGCATTAGCCACCACTACAACAGCATCTGCAGCTGCAGCCATGTCATGGGTGTTTTTTGATATTTTGAGAGGTAAGAAACCATCTGCAATGGGTGCTTGTATTGGCGCTGTGGTTGGCTTGGTAGCAGTTACACCTGCTGCCGGCTTTATCACCGTTTCAAGTTCGCTGATCGTTGGTATAGTGGCCGCAGTGGTAAGTAATTTAGTAGTTATATGGCGTTCCAGAACAAACATCGATGATACATTGGATGTGTTCCCTTGCCATGGTGTTGGAGGTATGATGGGTATGCTGCTTACCGGCGTATTCGCTACAAAGAGTGTTAACAGCGCAGGTGCAGATGGCCTCATTTATGGCGATACTGCTTTGTTTGTTAAACACCTTATTGCATTGGTTGCTGTTTCCGCATTTGCTTTCTTCGGGTCGCTCCTTCTATTGAAGGTAACAGATATGATAAGCAAGTTGCGTGTGTCTGAAGCCGACGAAATGGCTGGTCTGGATATGAGCCAGCACGACGAAGAGCTATAA
- a CDS encoding acylhydrolase: MKFTLLIPALLLTASSFAQQSKTDMVKPAPSVAAKEDFADDWADLRHYAAENSVLPTPARDEHRVVFLGSSIFERWKVLVPEYFNNKNYIDRGVSGQISPQLLLRFRQDVIGLKPKAVIILAGSNDIAGTTGHVTNERIMDNIRSMTELAQVNHIKVILCAYLPVFDYPWRRGLEPAGKIIALNKLIKTYATANNLTLLDYFTPLVDSQTNGQKAELTLDGVHPNVAGYKIMATVTDAAIKKALR, translated from the coding sequence ATGAAATTCACCCTGCTGATACCAGCCCTCCTATTAACCGCATCCTCTTTTGCCCAACAGTCTAAAACGGATATGGTAAAACCCGCGCCGAGCGTAGCCGCAAAGGAGGATTTTGCAGATGATTGGGCCGATCTGCGCCATTATGCAGCAGAAAATTCGGTTTTGCCTACCCCGGCGCGAGATGAGCACAGAGTGGTGTTTTTAGGCAGTTCTATTTTTGAGCGTTGGAAAGTGCTGGTACCCGAATATTTTAACAATAAAAACTATATAGACAGGGGGGTAAGCGGGCAGATCTCACCGCAACTCTTGCTGCGTTTCAGGCAGGATGTGATCGGTCTTAAACCAAAAGCGGTAATTATTTTGGCGGGAAGTAATGATATTGCCGGCACAACCGGCCATGTTACCAATGAAAGAATTATGGATAACATCCGGTCGATGACGGAACTGGCCCAGGTTAACCACATTAAAGTGATCCTGTGTGCATATTTGCCGGTATTTGATTACCCCTGGCGCAGGGGCCTTGAACCTGCCGGGAAGATCATTGCACTTAATAAGCTTATTAAAACCTATGCCACCGCAAATAACCTCACACTGCTGGATTATTTTACCCCGCTTGTTGATAGCCAAACTAACGGCCAAAAAGCGGAGCTGACACTAGATGGCGTACACCCCAATGTAGCAGGCTATAAAATTATGGCGACGGTAACGGATGCTGCGATCAAAAAGGCATTGAGATAG
- a CDS encoding rhomboid family intramembrane serine protease: MMEYLMVAPVASIIFVITLATSVYAFSNENIYAKFILNPYEVSRGSRVWTVITSGLIHADWNHMFFNMLSYYFFAFNLEPVLGHWQFGVLYLVSMILADLPSIQKHRDDSWYNTLGASGAISAVVFSAILFNPKGEMGLIFLPFTIPAWIFGILYLIYCHFASKHARDNINHDAHLFGALSGILITIALHHSVINDFVAQFK, encoded by the coding sequence ATGATGGAATACCTGATGGTTGCCCCCGTGGCATCCATAATATTTGTAATTACCCTGGCAACTTCGGTTTACGCTTTCTCTAACGAAAACATCTACGCTAAATTTATTCTCAATCCGTACGAAGTATCACGGGGGAGCCGTGTTTGGACAGTTATTACCAGCGGCCTGATCCATGCAGACTGGAACCACATGTTCTTTAACATGCTGTCCTATTACTTTTTTGCTTTTAACCTGGAGCCGGTTTTGGGTCACTGGCAATTTGGGGTGCTATATCTGGTAAGCATGATCCTTGCCGATCTGCCATCTATTCAAAAGCATCGTGATGATTCCTGGTACAATACACTAGGAGCTTCGGGGGCAATAAGTGCGGTGGTATTTAGTGCAATTCTATTCAATCCAAAAGGAGAAATGGGGCTGATATTTTTGCCCTTTACAATACCAGCCTGGATCTTCGGGATCCTGTACTTAATCTATTGCCACTTTGCATCGAAACATGCCCGCGACAACATCAACCACGATGCTCACTTGTTTGGTGCTTTAAGCGGTATCCTCATCACTATAGCCTTGCACCATAGTGTCATCAATGATTTTGTAGCGCAGTTTAAATAG
- a CDS encoding GTPase HflX — MKQKFYDTAVKQEKVVLVGVITPNETEAREKEYLEELEFLVATAGGLTVHTFTQKLQRPERATFVGTGKLEEIKEYVTAEEIDIVVFDDELTPSQLRNIERELQVKVLDRSNLILDIFAGRAQTAQAKTQVELAQLQYLLPRLTRLWTHLERQKGGIGMRGPGESQIETDRRLILNKISLLKERLKLIDRQNETQRKNRQQLIRVALVGYTNVGKSTIMNMLAKSDVFAENKLFATLDTTVRKVVIENVPFLLSDTVGFIRKLPHHLVECFKSTLDEVREADILIHVVDVSHPTFEDQIRTVNETLKELKVVDKKTITVFNKIDAFNPADHNIDIKETPLTMDDFNHSWMAKNNAPAIFISATEKENVEEFKTMLYDAVKTIHTERYPYDNLLY; from the coding sequence ATGAAGCAAAAATTTTATGATACTGCTGTGAAGCAGGAGAAGGTAGTGCTGGTAGGTGTGATCACCCCCAATGAAACCGAAGCACGGGAAAAAGAGTATTTGGAAGAACTTGAATTTTTGGTTGCCACCGCCGGCGGCCTCACTGTGCATACTTTTACCCAAAAATTACAGCGCCCGGAGCGTGCCACTTTTGTGGGTACCGGTAAACTGGAAGAAATTAAAGAATATGTTACCGCTGAGGAGATAGATATTGTTGTTTTCGACGACGAGCTAACGCCTTCGCAATTGCGCAACATTGAGCGGGAATTGCAGGTGAAGGTTTTAGACCGAAGTAACCTTATCCTGGATATTTTTGCCGGGCGGGCACAAACCGCACAGGCCAAAACACAGGTGGAGCTGGCACAATTACAATACCTGTTGCCACGCCTAACCCGTTTGTGGACTCACTTAGAACGCCAGAAGGGTGGTATCGGGATGCGCGGACCCGGTGAATCGCAAATAGAAACCGACAGGCGTTTGATCTTGAATAAGATCTCGTTATTAAAAGAACGCCTTAAGCTGATCGACCGGCAGAATGAAACGCAGCGCAAGAACCGCCAGCAGCTGATCCGTGTGGCATTGGTTGGATATACCAACGTGGGTAAATCAACCATCATGAACATGCTCGCCAAATCTGACGTATTTGCCGAGAACAAGCTGTTTGCTACGCTGGATACTACCGTGCGCAAAGTGGTGATAGAAAATGTTCCCTTCCTGCTATCGGATACGGTTGGATTTATCCGCAAATTGCCTCACCATTTGGTAGAGTGTTTTAAATCTACCCTGGACGAAGTACGTGAAGCTGACATTTTGATCCACGTGGTGGATGTGTCGCACCCAACTTTCGAAGATCAGATCCGTACGGTTAATGAAACGCTGAAAGAACTAAAGGTGGTTGATAAAAAAACCATCACCGTTTTTAATAAGATAGATGCCTTTAACCCGGCAGATCATAACATCGATATTAAAGAAACGCCATTGACCATGGACGACTTTAACCACAGCTGGATGGCGAAAAATAATGCACCGGCAATATTTATTTCTGCTACAGAAAAAGAGAATGTAGAGGAATTTAAAACCATGCTGTACGATGCCGTGAAAACTATCCATACCGAAAGGTACCCGTATGATAATTTACTCTATTAA
- a CDS encoding peptidase T (catalyzes the release of the N-terminal amino acid from a tripeptide) — MDFHTGLSFTATERFLRYVTIDTQSDPNSLTCPSTEKQKDLGRLLVKELLQMGVTDAHLDEHGYVYATIPANSDKMQVPVICFCSHMDTAPDCSGKDVKPLVHLNYDGADIVLPDDSSQILRMADHPDLQNQLGNAIITASGSTLLGADNKAGVAEIMDACYQLMTHTELKHGTVKILFTPDEEIGRGVDMADIEKIGAFACYTIDGESAGNMENETFSADGARLTINGVSSHPGFAKGKMESAIKIAGQIIAALPAGLSPEATEGMQGFVHPVDMAGHVETATIDFIIRDFEEELLLSHANVIRKTAEEVLDAYPNSTYTLEVKQQYRNMKNVLAQHPQIVDYGMQAIRRAGLEARLCSIRGGTDGSRLSFMGLPTPNIFAGEHAFHGKQEWVSVEDMQKAVETILHLCMIWEENSPSAL; from the coding sequence ATGGATTTTCACACAGGTTTAAGTTTCACTGCAACGGAAAGATTTTTGCGTTATGTAACCATCGATACGCAGTCCGACCCAAATTCGCTCACCTGCCCTTCTACCGAAAAGCAAAAGGACCTGGGGCGACTGCTGGTTAAGGAATTGTTGCAAATGGGCGTAACCGATGCTCACCTGGATGAACATGGTTATGTGTATGCTACCATACCTGCTAATTCTGATAAAATGCAGGTGCCGGTGATCTGTTTTTGCTCACATATGGATACCGCGCCAGATTGCAGCGGAAAGGATGTAAAGCCGCTGGTGCACTTGAATTATGATGGTGCCGATATCGTTTTGCCGGACGATAGTTCCCAAATACTCCGGATGGCGGATCACCCCGACCTGCAAAATCAGCTCGGTAATGCCATCATCACCGCATCTGGAAGTACCTTGCTTGGGGCCGATAACAAGGCCGGCGTTGCCGAAATTATGGATGCCTGTTACCAGTTGATGACCCATACCGAACTAAAGCACGGTACAGTTAAAATATTATTTACACCCGATGAGGAAATTGGCCGGGGTGTGGATATGGCCGATATAGAAAAGATTGGCGCTTTTGCCTGTTATACTATAGATGGTGAAAGCGCAGGCAACATGGAGAATGAAACATTTTCTGCAGACGGTGCACGTTTAACGATCAACGGTGTTAGCTCGCACCCGGGCTTTGCCAAAGGTAAAATGGAGAGTGCCATCAAAATAGCCGGCCAGATCATTGCTGCTTTACCCGCCGGATTATCGCCTGAAGCAACCGAAGGTATGCAGGGCTTTGTGCACCCGGTAGATATGGCAGGGCATGTAGAAACAGCTACGATTGATTTTATCATCCGGGATTTTGAAGAAGAATTATTGCTGAGTCACGCCAACGTGATCAGGAAAACCGCTGAGGAAGTTTTGGATGCCTATCCAAATTCTACGTATACACTGGAGGTGAAACAACAATACCGCAACATGAAAAATGTGCTGGCACAGCATCCGCAGATAGTTGATTACGGCATGCAAGCCATCCGCCGCGCTGGACTGGAAGCCAGGCTGTGCAGCATCCGCGGCGGTACCGATGGCTCAAGACTATCGTTCATGGGCCTGCCAACCCCAAACATTTTTGCCGGGGAACATGCCTTTCATGGCAAACAGGAATGGGTAAGCGTGGAGGATATGCAAAAAGCCGTGGAAACCATTTTGCATTTGTGTATGATTTGGGAAGAGAATAGCCCTTCAGCCTTATAA
- a CDS encoding DNA polymerase IV, producing MEEKEVQPRRKIIHIDMDAFYASVEQRDFPEYRGKALVVGGLPEGRGGVVATASYEARKFGIRSAMSSKQALQLCPHAIFVRPRFAAYKEVSQHIREIFSRYTDLIEPLSLDEAYLDVTEDKLGIGSAIDIAKQIKQAIKDELNLTASAGVSINKFVAKIASDLKKPDGLTFIGPSTIENFIGNLAVDKFHGVGKVTAAKMKKLGLFTGYDLKLLTEEQLRQHFGKAGSFYYRIVRGIDERAVQPHRETKSMGAEDTFAYDLTSVEEMDEELEKIAKTVHERLLKYQLLGRTVTLKIKYSDFRQITRSQSLPERVNDLQTILNTAKSLLLSTDTDDSRIRLLGITVSNFNAVEITVKGESSQLSLF from the coding sequence GTGGAAGAAAAAGAGGTACAACCAAGGCGGAAAATAATTCATATTGATATGGATGCGTTTTACGCGTCGGTAGAGCAGCGCGATTTCCCCGAATACCGGGGCAAGGCGCTTGTTGTAGGCGGCTTGCCCGAGGGCAGGGGCGGCGTTGTTGCCACCGCCAGTTATGAGGCGCGCAAATTTGGCATTCGCTCCGCCATGTCATCCAAACAGGCTTTACAGCTTTGCCCGCATGCCATTTTTGTACGGCCCCGGTTTGCTGCTTATAAGGAGGTTTCGCAACATATCCGCGAGATCTTTAGCCGCTATACCGATTTGATAGAGCCACTGTCGCTGGATGAGGCTTACCTGGATGTTACTGAAGACAAACTCGGCATTGGCTCAGCCATAGACATCGCAAAGCAAATTAAACAAGCTATTAAGGATGAGTTGAACCTAACGGCATCAGCGGGCGTATCCATCAACAAATTTGTAGCAAAAATTGCATCAGACTTAAAGAAGCCCGACGGACTAACTTTTATCGGCCCATCAACCATAGAGAATTTTATTGGTAACCTGGCAGTAGACAAATTTCATGGTGTGGGTAAGGTTACTGCCGCCAAAATGAAGAAGCTGGGTTTATTTACCGGCTACGACTTAAAGCTACTGACAGAGGAGCAATTGCGGCAGCACTTTGGTAAAGCCGGTTCGTTTTATTACCGCATTGTGAGGGGGATAGATGAACGGGCAGTGCAGCCCCATCGCGAAACTAAATCGATGGGTGCCGAAGATACCTTCGCCTATGACCTCACATCGGTTGAAGAGATGGATGAAGAACTGGAAAAGATTGCTAAAACAGTTCATGAGCGCTTGTTAAAATATCAACTCCTGGGCCGTACCGTCACCCTCAAAATAAAATACAGCGATTTTCGCCAGATAACGCGGAGCCAATCTCTTCCCGAAAGAGTCAATGATCTCCAGACGATATTGAATACCGCAAAAAGTCTTCTTTTGAGCACCGATACGGATGATAGCCGCATTAGGCTATTAGGTATTACCGTATCAAACTTTAATGCAGTTGAAATCACGGTCAAAGGCGAGTCGTCTCAGCTTTCCCTGTTTTAG